Proteins encoded in a region of the Halococcus saccharolyticus DSM 5350 genome:
- the ilvA gene encoding threonine ammonia-lyase yields MSQNADPTVTFAEIEAARDRLDDESVVKPTPVERSTSLDAVTDGEIHLKMEHLQWTGSFKPRGAYNKIAQLVAEGGTERVVAASAGNHAQGVALAATKLGMDSTIVMPKAAPQAKVDATREYGAAVELVGQDFQAAMNHAEGLVADDETAFVHAYDDPAIVAGQGTLGVEMVEDCSDVDTVVVPIGGGGLISGIATAYSELSPETRVVGVQAEGAATVPNSLDKGIPQTLDSVDTIADGIATGGIAELTLSLIEEHVDEIVTVTDGEIARAILLLLERAKQVVEGAGAASVAAVLSDDLDVEGERVLALLCGGNLDMTMLQTVLVHALTDREQLLRLRVRIDDQPGKMREVSGVIADHDANIQTVRHDRSAPELDVGEAYLVFEVETSGASHARTIIRTIRDHGYEVRHVNA; encoded by the coding sequence GAGATCGAAGCGGCTCGCGATCGGCTCGACGACGAATCGGTCGTGAAACCGACGCCGGTCGAGCGGAGCACCTCGCTCGACGCCGTCACTGACGGCGAGATCCATCTCAAGATGGAACACCTCCAGTGGACGGGGTCGTTCAAACCTCGCGGCGCGTACAACAAGATCGCACAGCTCGTCGCCGAAGGTGGGACGGAGCGTGTCGTCGCCGCGAGCGCCGGCAACCACGCCCAGGGCGTGGCACTCGCCGCGACGAAACTCGGCATGGATTCGACGATCGTGATGCCGAAGGCCGCCCCGCAGGCAAAGGTTGACGCGACCCGCGAGTACGGCGCGGCGGTCGAACTCGTCGGCCAGGACTTCCAAGCGGCGATGAATCACGCCGAGGGTCTCGTTGCGGACGACGAAACGGCGTTCGTCCACGCGTACGACGATCCCGCGATCGTCGCTGGCCAGGGCACCCTCGGTGTCGAGATGGTCGAGGATTGCTCCGACGTCGATACTGTGGTGGTTCCCATCGGCGGCGGCGGACTCATCTCGGGAATCGCGACGGCGTACAGCGAACTCTCGCCCGAAACGCGCGTCGTGGGCGTCCAGGCGGAGGGAGCCGCGACCGTCCCGAACAGCCTCGATAAGGGGATTCCGCAGACCCTCGACTCCGTCGACACCATCGCCGACGGGATCGCCACCGGCGGGATCGCCGAGTTGACGCTCTCGCTCATCGAGGAACACGTCGACGAGATCGTCACCGTCACCGACGGGGAAATCGCGCGGGCGATCCTGCTCCTCCTGGAGCGGGCGAAACAGGTCGTCGAAGGTGCGGGTGCAGCGTCGGTCGCTGCCGTCCTCAGCGACGATCTCGATGTCGAGGGCGAGCGCGTCCTCGCGCTGTTGTGTGGCGGGAACCTCGATATGACGATGCTCCAGACGGTCCTCGTCCACGCGCTCACCGATCGCGAACAGCTGCTCCGACTGCGCGTGCGGATCGACGACCAGCCGGGAAAGATGCGCGAGGTGTCCGGGGTGATCGCCGACCACGACGCCAACATTCAAACTGTCCGCCACGACCGCTCGGCCCCCGAACTCGACGTCGGTGAGGCCTACCTCGTCTTCGAGGTCGAAACCAGCGGCGCGAGCCATGCTCGCACCATCATCCGGACGATCCGCGACCACGGGTACGAGGTCAGACACGTCAATGCCTGA